One genomic window of Bradyrhizobium sp. B124 includes the following:
- a CDS encoding EAL domain-containing response regulator, with the protein MNHISHIGQTRAGWFGHRKLTPRACIADSKKHLRTFLAEALEDLGFITSECGQALELDTVLDAERPDLLVLGVSVDGIEVSKILETLVRKDYGGKVLVIGQPDSIIVKAVRQIGDEYGIAMLPALSTPFSAGTLRDSLASLMPLEPAPSPAVDVPEALKAGWLELWYQQKIHLRTLVPSGAEALIRMRHPAWGVVPPAYFIPDESDPHFHALSEFVIARAIEDWRYLLEQIGPVDLSINLPISFLADDAAVRELCYRIPDHAAFAGLLIEIDSAEVVDNLDLAIDVARRVRLHNIGISIDNVGANWPSLLGLPNFPFVQLKVDHQYVTGCADQRLKQTVCRRIVELAHDAGAQVIAQGVETRADFLAAHEMDFDQVQGYLFGKPMGVKKFARSRMHFSEKQPAS; encoded by the coding sequence ATGAACCACATCAGTCACATCGGACAAACGCGAGCCGGCTGGTTCGGACATCGCAAGCTGACCCCACGCGCATGCATTGCGGACAGCAAAAAACACCTTCGGACCTTCCTCGCAGAGGCGCTGGAAGACCTCGGCTTCATCACCAGCGAATGCGGCCAGGCCCTGGAACTCGACACCGTGCTGGACGCGGAACGGCCCGATCTTCTGGTGCTCGGCGTGTCCGTGGACGGCATCGAAGTCAGTAAAATTCTCGAGACTTTGGTGAGAAAGGACTACGGCGGCAAGGTCCTTGTCATCGGCCAACCGGACTCCATCATCGTGAAAGCGGTCCGGCAGATCGGCGATGAGTACGGTATCGCCATGCTGCCGGCCCTCTCCACCCCGTTCAGCGCCGGAACCCTTCGTGACAGTCTTGCGTCATTGATGCCGCTCGAGCCCGCACCGAGCCCGGCAGTGGATGTGCCCGAAGCGCTGAAGGCCGGCTGGCTTGAGCTGTGGTATCAGCAGAAAATTCATCTCCGGACATTGGTTCCGAGCGGCGCCGAGGCGCTGATCCGGATGCGCCATCCCGCATGGGGCGTCGTGCCGCCTGCCTACTTCATCCCCGACGAAAGCGATCCGCATTTTCATGCGCTGTCCGAGTTCGTGATCGCGCGCGCCATCGAAGACTGGCGCTATCTGCTCGAACAGATCGGACCGGTCGATCTCTCGATCAACCTGCCGATCTCGTTTCTCGCCGACGATGCTGCGGTGCGCGAGCTTTGTTACCGGATTCCGGATCATGCCGCCTTCGCCGGCCTGCTGATCGAGATCGACAGCGCCGAGGTGGTCGACAATCTCGATTTGGCGATCGATGTCGCCCGGCGCGTTCGCCTGCACAATATCGGCATCTCGATCGACAATGTCGGCGCGAACTGGCCATCCTTGCTGGGATTGCCGAACTTTCCGTTCGTCCAGCTGAAGGTCGACCATCAATACGTCACTGGATGCGCGGATCAGCGCCTCAAGCAGACAGTGTGCCGGCGTATCGTCGAGCTCGCACACGACGCCGGCGCGCAGGTTATTGCGCAGGGGGTCGAGACGCGCGCGGACTTTCTTGCCGCGCACGAGATGGATTTCGATCAGGTCCAGGGCTACCTGTTCGGCAAGCCGATGGGCGTCAAGAAGTTCGCCCGCTCGCGCATGCACTTCTCGGAGAAACAGCCGGCGTCCTGA
- a CDS encoding TAXI family TRAP transporter solute-binding subunit, with protein MNSRLMAAAIVAASVLSAPVAQAQQFINVLTGGTSGVYYPLGVAIGKIYGDKIPDVKTQVQATKASVENLVLLQQGRGEIAFTLGDSLKAAWEGDAEAGFKNKLDKLRTIGAIYPNYIQIVATAESGIKTLADLKGKSLSVGAPKSGTELNSRAILAAAGMSYKDLGKVEYLPFAESVDLMKNRQLNATLQSAGLGVASLKDLSTSSDITVVAVPKETVDKIGPPFVSVIIPANTYTGQDKDVPTAAVVNYLVTSSAVSDDLAYQMTKLIYESLPELANAHAAGKEIKLAAAATGSPVPLHPGAIRYYKEKGLIK; from the coding sequence ATGAATTCAAGGTTGATGGCTGCCGCGATCGTGGCCGCCAGTGTTTTGTCCGCGCCTGTCGCACAGGCCCAGCAGTTCATTAACGTGCTCACCGGCGGCACCTCGGGCGTCTACTATCCGCTCGGCGTCGCGATCGGGAAGATCTACGGCGACAAGATCCCCGATGTGAAGACCCAGGTGCAGGCGACCAAGGCCTCGGTGGAGAACCTTGTGCTGCTGCAGCAGGGCAGGGGCGAGATCGCCTTCACGCTCGGCGATTCGCTGAAGGCCGCCTGGGAAGGCGACGCCGAGGCCGGCTTCAAGAACAAGCTCGACAAGCTGCGCACCATCGGCGCGATCTATCCGAACTACATCCAGATCGTCGCCACCGCCGAAAGCGGCATCAAGACGCTCGCCGATCTCAAGGGCAAGAGCCTGTCGGTCGGCGCGCCGAAATCCGGCACCGAGCTCAACTCGCGCGCGATCCTCGCGGCCGCCGGCATGAGCTACAAGGATCTCGGCAAGGTCGAGTATCTGCCGTTCGCCGAATCGGTCGACCTGATGAAGAACCGCCAGCTCAACGCCACGCTGCAGTCCGCCGGCCTCGGCGTCGCCTCGCTGAAGGACCTCTCGACCTCCAGCGACATCACCGTGGTCGCCGTGCCGAAGGAGACCGTCGACAAGATCGGCCCGCCCTTCGTCTCCGTGATCATTCCGGCCAACACCTATACCGGCCAGGACAAGGACGTGCCGACCGCTGCCGTTGTGAACTACCTCGTCACCTCGAGCGCGGTGTCGGACGATCTGGCCTATCAGATGACCAAGCTGATCTACGAATCGCTGCCGGAGCTCGCCAATGCCCACGCCGCGGGCAAGGAGATCAAGCTGGCGGCCGCCGCGACCGGCAGCCCGGTGCCGCTGCATCCCGGCGCGATCCGCTATTACAAGGAAAAGGGCCTGATCAAGTAG
- a CDS encoding TRAP transporter permease, whose translation MQQQVAGEQPIKVEFDNFEHGFPEGFGPGAWGHLAYAIGLAFAVFQLYVAAFNYLPSQVVRGVHVGFLILLTFGLIGNFTARTDFGRAVSWIVGAAGFLCGLYQWIFYADLIARDGDPTNMDLAVGTLLATLIFEGTRRLMGAALPLMCGACLLYWFFGQYLPSPFNHRGYDFDQIVTHLSFGTEGFYGVPIYVSATYIFLFILFGSFLERAGMIQLFTDVSLGLFGRTRGGPAKVAVFASGMMGTISGSGVANVVTVGQFTIPLMIKFGYRRAFAAGVEATASMGGQIMPPVMGAVAFIMAETLGVPYSEIVKAAVIPAILYFASAFWMVHLEAGKHGLVGMKRSEIPSAWKALVARWYLVLPLAALVYMLFEGFTPLYAGSMGLALTVALILGASITLGFSNTVVRYIFWIGLALVVAAVSRHGLEIVPVASVVAGLIVIAAITRGGRATLRACRDSLADSAKSALTVGMACAIVGTIIGMMTQTGVGTIFGSWIIGLGAKSLFLALIMTMLLSILLGTGIPTIPTYIITAALAAPALAKLGVPLIASHMFAFYYGIMADLSPPVALAALAAAPIAKENPDKIGWEAMRIALAGYVIPFIFVYSPALMLQGNDPTAAQLGFYGAVALATFKALVAIGLFGIVAIGFLFTRLTLIEIVVAFGAALCLLGDFQFSDTAGFTLAAAVVLWQWRQRPRNAVAAA comes from the coding sequence ATGCAGCAGCAGGTTGCGGGCGAGCAGCCCATCAAGGTTGAGTTCGACAATTTCGAACATGGTTTTCCGGAAGGTTTCGGTCCGGGCGCCTGGGGGCATCTGGCCTATGCCATCGGTCTCGCCTTTGCGGTGTTCCAGCTCTATGTCGCGGCCTTCAATTATTTGCCGAGCCAGGTGGTGCGCGGCGTCCATGTCGGCTTCCTGATCCTCCTGACCTTCGGCCTGATCGGCAATTTCACCGCCAGGACCGATTTCGGCCGCGCGGTGAGCTGGATCGTCGGCGCCGCCGGCTTCCTCTGCGGGCTCTATCAGTGGATCTTCTATGCCGACCTGATCGCCCGCGACGGCGATCCGACCAACATGGACCTTGCGGTCGGCACGCTGCTCGCGACCCTGATCTTCGAGGGCACGCGGCGGCTGATGGGGGCGGCGCTGCCGCTGATGTGCGGTGCCTGTCTGCTCTACTGGTTCTTCGGACAATATCTGCCGTCGCCGTTCAACCATCGCGGCTATGACTTCGACCAGATCGTCACCCATCTCTCATTCGGCACCGAAGGCTTCTATGGTGTGCCGATCTATGTCTCGGCAACCTACATCTTCCTGTTCATCCTGTTCGGCTCATTCCTGGAACGTGCCGGCATGATCCAGCTGTTCACCGACGTCTCGCTCGGCCTGTTCGGCCGCACCCGCGGCGGACCGGCCAAGGTCGCGGTGTTCGCCTCGGGCATGATGGGCACGATCTCAGGCTCCGGCGTCGCCAACGTCGTCACCGTCGGCCAGTTCACGATTCCCTTGATGATCAAGTTCGGCTATCGCCGCGCGTTCGCCGCCGGTGTCGAGGCCACCGCCTCGATGGGCGGCCAGATCATGCCGCCGGTGATGGGCGCGGTCGCCTTCATCATGGCCGAGACGCTTGGCGTTCCCTATTCGGAGATCGTCAAGGCCGCCGTGATTCCGGCGATCCTGTATTTCGCCTCGGCGTTCTGGATGGTGCATCTGGAAGCCGGCAAGCATGGCCTCGTCGGCATGAAGCGCTCCGAGATCCCGAGCGCCTGGAAGGCGCTGGTCGCCCGCTGGTATCTCGTCTTGCCGCTCGCGGCGCTGGTCTACATGCTGTTCGAGGGCTTCACGCCGCTCTATGCCGGCAGTATGGGGCTCGCGTTGACGGTCGCGCTGATCCTCGGCGCCAGCATCACGCTCGGCTTCTCCAACACCGTCGTGCGCTACATCTTCTGGATCGGCCTCGCGCTGGTGGTTGCCGCGGTCTCGCGCCACGGGCTCGAGATCGTTCCGGTCGCCAGCGTCGTCGCAGGATTGATCGTGATCGCGGCGATCACCCGCGGTGGCCGCGCCACGCTCCGAGCCTGCCGTGACTCGCTCGCCGACAGCGCCAAGTCGGCGCTGACCGTCGGCATGGCCTGCGCCATCGTCGGCACCATCATCGGCATGATGACGCAGACCGGCGTCGGCACCATCTTCGGCAGCTGGATCATCGGGCTCGGCGCCAAGAGCCTGTTCCTGGCGCTGATCATGACCATGCTGCTGTCGATCCTGCTCGGCACCGGCATCCCGACGATCCCGACCTACATCATCACCGCGGCGCTCGCCGCACCTGCGCTGGCCAAGCTCGGCGTGCCGCTGATCGCAAGCCACATGTTTGCGTTCTACTACGGCATCATGGCCGACCTCTCGCCGCCGGTCGCGCTGGCGGCACTGGCGGCGGCACCGATCGCCAAGGAGAATCCGGACAAGATCGGCTGGGAGGCGATGCGGATCGCGCTTGCCGGCTACGTCATTCCCTTCATCTTCGTCTATTCGCCGGCGCTGATGCTGCAAGGCAATGATCCGACGGCTGCGCAACTCGGGTTCTATGGGGCGGTGGCGCTGGCGACCTTCAAGGCGCTGGTGGCGATCGGGTTGTTCGGCATCGTCGCGATCGGCTTCCTGTTTACGCGGCTGACCTTGATCGAGATCGTGGTCGCCTTCGGCGCCGCGCTCTGCCTGCTCGGCGATTTCCAGTTCTCGGACACGGCGGGATTCACGCTCGCGGCCGCTGTCGTGCTTTGGCAATGGCGGCAGCGTCCGCGCAACGCGGTGGCGGCGGCTTGA
- a CDS encoding DUF1850 domain-containing protein, protein MAAASAQRGGGGLSLCLASAGVVKTLSIAAFTLAWTHSIEKTAWQEDWLVTPAGLTLQQARIKGTGAGMEPPPEARLTGGWFQWSPPPVPRPEVVLGNSGAAGEWHLCNAGSCQTLSEIFGHPIGANVTTMSVCRDP, encoded by the coding sequence ATGGCGGCAGCGTCCGCGCAACGCGGTGGCGGCGGCTTGAGCCTCTGCCTTGCATCCGCGGGTGTCGTGAAGACGCTGTCGATCGCAGCCTTCACGCTGGCCTGGACGCATTCGATCGAGAAGACCGCCTGGCAGGAAGACTGGCTGGTCACGCCGGCCGGCCTGACGCTGCAGCAGGCGCGCATCAAGGGCACTGGCGCCGGCATGGAGCCGCCGCCGGAAGCGCGCCTCACTGGCGGTTGGTTTCAATGGTCGCCGCCGCCGGTGCCCAGGCCCGAGGTCGTGCTAGGCAATTCCGGCGCCGCGGGTGAATGGCACCTGTGCAATGCGGGAAGCTGCCAGACGCTATCGGAGATTTTCGGACATCCGATCGGTGCTAATGTCACGACGATGAGTGTGTGTCGCGATCCGTAG
- a CDS encoding glucose 1-dehydrogenase: MDRLKGKVAMVVGAGSIGPGWGNGKATAVTFAREGASVFCVDRNGAAAEETVKIITGEGGKAAAFTADVSRASEVEAMIAACLKTYGRIDVLDNNVGIAEVGSVVEVAEADWDRVFAVNLKSAYLSMKHVIPVMIKQGGGSIINISSIASIRHVGISYVSYNASKAAMNQMTRSTAVEFASKHVRVNAILPGLMKTPMVEHSAGLAQSYAKGDVEAMWRARDAQVPMGHMGDAWDVANAALFLASDESKYVTGIELVVDGGITSKSGA; encoded by the coding sequence ATGGACCGGCTCAAGGGCAAGGTTGCGATGGTGGTCGGCGCGGGCTCGATCGGGCCCGGCTGGGGCAATGGCAAGGCGACCGCCGTCACCTTCGCGCGCGAGGGCGCCAGCGTGTTCTGCGTCGATCGCAACGGTGCGGCGGCCGAGGAGACGGTCAAGATCATCACCGGCGAAGGCGGCAAGGCGGCCGCATTCACCGCCGATGTCTCGCGCGCCAGCGAGGTCGAGGCGATGATCGCGGCCTGCCTGAAGACCTATGGCCGCATCGACGTGCTCGACAACAATGTCGGCATCGCTGAGGTCGGCAGCGTGGTGGAAGTCGCGGAAGCCGACTGGGACCGCGTCTTCGCGGTCAACCTCAAGAGCGCCTATCTCTCGATGAAGCACGTCATTCCGGTCATGATCAAGCAGGGCGGCGGCTCGATCATCAACATCTCGTCGATCGCCTCGATCCGCCATGTCGGCATTTCCTATGTCAGCTACAATGCGAGCAAGGCGGCGATGAACCAGATGACGCGCTCGACCGCGGTCGAGTTCGCCTCCAAGCATGTGCGCGTCAACGCGATCCTGCCGGGATTGATGAAGACGCCGATGGTCGAACATTCGGCGGGGCTGGCGCAGAGCTACGCCAAGGGCGATGTGGAGGCGATGTGGCGCGCCCGCGACGCGCAGGTGCCGATGGGGCACATGGGCGACGCCTGGGACGTCGCCAATGCCGCGCTGTTCCTGGCGTCGGACGAATCGAAATATGTCACCGGCATCGAGCTCGTGGTCGACGGCGGCATCACCTCGAAGTCGGGTGCTTGA
- a CDS encoding sodium:proton antiporter, translated as MLTFEWIIGLLLAAVALSALARRIKVPYPTFLALGGVLLTLLPWAPTWALEPKLALALFVAPVLLDAAYDTSLRDLRNNWLPVSTLVVVAVGVTTAAVAVVAHWLRPDMPWPVAIALGAIVAPPDAAAATAILRQVNLPYRIQKILEGESLLNDATSLLIYRVAVGLVAAEHMKIREFVPSITVALVGSLAAGYLFARVWMMITRRITEAPSAIITQFGGTFMVWIVAEHLGLSGILTIIAYAITIARTAPARTSARLRVSSYAVWETVVFVLNVLAFMLIGLQLRPIWSELDDEVRWKYCSFAAAILAVVILARILWVMPYGALLRTLKARNWLPTHVVEAVPTLKRGFIVSWCGMRGIVTLAAAFALPEYFPYRDLIQLTAFAVVLGSLVIQGLTLRPLILALNFDDDDPVGREAAHARGVVFRAALEEIDADPSEEAEILRLEYRAVLMHAENDPDGGLTSRELPSDPIRRRAIAAARQALLNLRRTETIGDDAFHLVEEELDRAELSVEA; from the coding sequence GTGCTGACATTCGAATGGATCATCGGCTTGTTGCTCGCGGCGGTGGCGCTGTCGGCGCTGGCCCGGCGGATCAAGGTGCCTTACCCGACCTTTCTTGCGCTCGGCGGCGTGCTGCTGACCCTGCTGCCATGGGCCCCGACCTGGGCCCTGGAACCGAAACTGGCGCTGGCGCTGTTCGTCGCACCAGTGCTGCTCGATGCCGCCTACGACACCTCGCTGCGCGATCTCCGCAACAACTGGCTGCCGGTCTCGACGCTGGTGGTGGTCGCGGTCGGCGTCACGACGGCGGCCGTCGCGGTGGTCGCGCACTGGCTGCGCCCGGACATGCCCTGGCCGGTCGCGATCGCGCTCGGTGCCATCGTGGCCCCGCCCGACGCGGCCGCGGCCACCGCGATCCTGCGCCAGGTCAACCTGCCCTACCGGATCCAGAAGATCCTCGAAGGCGAAAGCCTGCTCAACGATGCCACTTCGCTGTTGATCTATCGCGTCGCGGTCGGCCTGGTCGCCGCCGAGCACATGAAGATCCGCGAATTCGTGCCGTCGATCACGGTCGCGCTGGTCGGCAGCCTCGCCGCCGGATACCTGTTCGCACGGGTATGGATGATGATCACCCGCCGCATCACCGAGGCGCCGAGCGCGATCATCACGCAATTCGGCGGCACCTTCATGGTGTGGATCGTCGCCGAGCACCTCGGGCTGTCCGGTATCCTCACCATCATCGCCTATGCGATCACCATCGCCCGCACCGCGCCGGCCCGCACCTCGGCGCGGCTGCGCGTGTCGTCCTATGCGGTGTGGGAGACCGTCGTGTTCGTGCTCAACGTGCTCGCCTTCATGCTGATCGGCCTGCAATTGCGCCCGATCTGGTCGGAGCTCGACGACGAGGTGCGCTGGAAATATTGCAGCTTTGCCGCCGCGATCCTCGCCGTCGTGATCCTTGCCCGCATCCTCTGGGTGATGCCCTACGGCGCGCTGCTGCGCACGCTGAAGGCGCGCAATTGGCTGCCCACCCATGTGGTGGAGGCAGTGCCGACCCTGAAGCGCGGCTTCATCGTGTCGTGGTGCGGCATGCGCGGCATCGTTACGCTGGCGGCCGCGTTCGCGCTGCCCGAGTATTTTCCATATCGCGATCTGATCCAGCTGACGGCGTTTGCCGTGGTGCTGGGTTCGCTCGTGATCCAGGGGCTGACCCTGCGGCCGCTGATCCTGGCGTTGAATTTCGATGACGACGATCCGGTCGGGCGCGAGGCGGCCCATGCCCGCGGCGTGGTCTTTCGCGCAGCGCTCGAGGAGATCGACGCCGACCCGTCGGAAGAAGCCGAGATCCTCCGGCTCGAATATCGCGCCGTGCTCATGCATGCCGAGAACGACCCCGACGGTGGCCTGACCTCGCGCGAGCTCCCGTCGGATCCGATACGCCGCCGCGCCATCGCGGCCGCGCGTCAGGCGCTGCTCAATCTACGCCGCACCGAGACCATCGGCGACGACGCATTCCATCTGGTCGAGGAGGAGCTCGACCGCGCCGAGCTCAGCGTCGAGGCGTAG
- a CDS encoding propionyl-CoA synthetase, translating to MNVQQQSRYHEVYARSLRDPEGFWAEAAREIDWIEPAKKVFDPSMGAYGRWFAGAVVNTCYNALDRHVAGGRAGQVALIHDSPLTNSITKFTYSELLTEVQTLAAVMQDFGVAKGDRVILYMPMVPEAVVAMLACARIGAVHSVVFGGFAAKELATRIDDAKPKLIFSASCGIEPGRIVQYKPLLDEAIRLAGAKPDTCIILQRPQQACELTAGRDHDWATLRRAAFDAGKAAPCVPVAATDPLYILYTSGTTGIPKGVVRDNGGHLVALKWSMHNLYGVKPGEIWWCGSDIGWVVGHSYIVYGPLIHGATTIMYEGKPVGTPDAGAFWRVISEHKAVAFFTAPTAFRAIKKEDPEGKLLRSYDLSRFRTLFLAGERADPPTVEWAEQQLKVPVIDHWWQTETGWCIAGNPVGLGQLPVKHGSPTVPMPGYQVDIVDEAAKPVPAGTMGSIVIKLPMPPACLPTLWQQDDRFRDAYLSEFPGYYKTSDAGYKDGDGYVWVMGRTDDIINVAGHRLSTGGMEEILASHPDVAECAVLGVKDAIKGEVPCGFLVLKAGVTKTPDQVEKEVVALVREKLGPVAAFKLAITVARLPKTRSGKILRGTIKKIADDEPWTMPATIEDPKVLDEIGEALKGKA from the coding sequence ATGAACGTCCAGCAGCAGAGCCGGTATCATGAGGTGTATGCCCGCTCGCTTCGAGACCCCGAGGGTTTTTGGGCGGAAGCGGCGCGCGAGATCGACTGGATCGAGCCGGCGAAGAAAGTCTTCGATCCGTCCATGGGCGCCTATGGACGCTGGTTCGCCGGCGCCGTGGTCAACACCTGCTACAATGCGCTGGATCGCCATGTCGCCGGCGGCCGCGCCGGCCAGGTCGCTCTGATCCACGATTCCCCGCTCACCAACTCGATCACCAAATTCACCTATTCCGAGCTTCTGACGGAGGTGCAGACGCTGGCCGCGGTCATGCAGGATTTCGGCGTGGCCAAGGGCGATCGCGTCATCCTCTATATGCCGATGGTGCCGGAGGCTGTCGTCGCGATGCTCGCCTGCGCGCGGATCGGCGCGGTGCACAGCGTGGTGTTCGGCGGCTTCGCGGCCAAGGAGCTCGCGACCCGCATCGACGACGCCAAGCCGAAGCTGATCTTCTCGGCGAGCTGTGGCATCGAGCCCGGGCGTATCGTGCAGTACAAGCCGCTGCTCGACGAAGCGATCCGCCTCGCCGGCGCCAAGCCCGACACCTGCATCATCCTGCAGCGGCCGCAGCAGGCCTGCGAGCTCACCGCGGGCCGCGACCACGACTGGGCGACGCTGCGCCGCGCTGCGTTCGACGCCGGCAAGGCCGCGCCCTGCGTGCCGGTCGCCGCGACCGATCCGCTCTACATCCTCTACACGTCGGGCACGACCGGAATCCCGAAGGGCGTGGTGCGCGACAATGGCGGGCATCTGGTGGCGCTGAAATGGTCGATGCACAATCTCTACGGCGTGAAGCCCGGCGAGATCTGGTGGTGCGGCTCCGACATCGGCTGGGTGGTTGGCCACTCCTACATCGTCTATGGCCCGCTGATCCACGGCGCGACCACGATCATGTATGAGGGCAAGCCGGTCGGTACGCCGGATGCCGGCGCGTTCTGGCGCGTGATCAGCGAGCACAAGGCGGTCGCCTTTTTCACGGCGCCGACCGCATTCCGTGCGATCAAGAAGGAAGACCCCGAGGGCAAGCTGCTGAGGAGCTACGACCTGTCGCGCTTCCGCACGCTGTTCCTCGCCGGTGAGCGCGCCGATCCGCCGACGGTGGAGTGGGCGGAGCAGCAGCTCAAGGTGCCGGTGATCGATCACTGGTGGCAGACCGAGACCGGCTGGTGCATTGCCGGCAATCCGGTGGGGCTCGGCCAGTTGCCGGTCAAGCACGGCTCGCCGACGGTGCCGATGCCGGGCTATCAGGTCGACATCGTCGACGAGGCGGCGAAGCCGGTGCCCGCGGGCACCATGGGCTCGATCGTGATCAAGCTGCCGATGCCGCCGGCCTGCCTGCCGACGCTGTGGCAGCAGGACGATCGCTTCAGGGACGCCTATCTCTCGGAATTCCCCGGCTACTACAAGACCTCGGACGCCGGCTATAAGGATGGGGACGGCTATGTCTGGGTGATGGGCCGCACCGACGACATCATCAATGTCGCCGGCCACCGGCTCTCCACCGGCGGCATGGAGGAGATCCTCGCCTCGCATCCCGATGTCGCCGAATGCGCGGTGCTCGGCGTCAAGGATGCGATCAAGGGCGAGGTGCCGTGCGGCTTCCTGGTGCTGAAGGCCGGCGTCACCAAGACACCGGATCAGGTCGAGAAGGAGGTCGTGGCGCTGGTGCGCGAGAAGCTCGGGCCGGTCGCCGCGTTCAAGCTCGCGATCACCGTGGCGCGGCTGCCGAAGACCCGCTCCGGTAAGATCCTGCGTGGCACCATCAAGAAGATCGCCGACGACGAGCCCTGGACCATGCCCGCGACGATCGAGGATCCCAAGGTGCTCGACGAAATCGGCGAGGCGCTGAAGGGCAAGGCGTAG
- a CDS encoding acyltransferase has protein sequence MRPGPVLVEGELALERDRIGELDGLRAIALLIVVIWHYFGAPDGPQGWPWKLLHVGRFGVDLFFILSGYLITDILLRHRAAERYYSAFYGRRAFRIWPLYYLMCGCAAVGWYFSLSPDLFDTRGVPGWLYLFGLQNFGMAKAQTDGAFWLAVTWSLAIEEQFYLLFPLLVRNIPTERLFAILLVPILICPIGRLIDSALPDAYGWYVLPQFRIDSLAIGALIAWWRLYRKPDAEVSRRVAAILKWSSMSLPLLWLFGWKRWSVAFSHTQVEIFFGSLLFVVLENRGSPKLALLRSSVANFFAKTSYAAYLTHHVIVYLLFAVLHQPRTVESLAGLSLTFSALALTFALCALSYRYFERPLLDFAHRRFSFG, from the coding sequence ATGAGACCTGGTCCTGTGCTTGTGGAAGGCGAGCTCGCGTTGGAGCGTGACAGGATCGGAGAGCTCGACGGGCTGCGCGCGATCGCGCTGCTGATCGTCGTCATCTGGCACTATTTCGGCGCGCCGGACGGTCCGCAGGGCTGGCCGTGGAAACTGCTGCATGTCGGCCGCTTCGGCGTCGACCTGTTCTTCATTCTGTCCGGCTATCTCATCACGGATATTCTGCTGCGCCACCGGGCGGCCGAACGGTATTACTCAGCCTTCTACGGCAGGCGCGCGTTTCGCATCTGGCCGCTCTACTACCTGATGTGCGGTTGCGCGGCGGTCGGGTGGTATTTTTCGCTAAGCCCTGATCTGTTCGACACCAGGGGCGTGCCCGGCTGGCTGTACCTGTTCGGCTTGCAGAACTTCGGCATGGCCAAGGCGCAGACCGACGGCGCTTTCTGGCTGGCCGTAACCTGGTCGCTCGCGATCGAGGAGCAGTTTTATCTGCTGTTTCCGTTGCTGGTGCGGAACATCCCGACCGAGCGGCTGTTCGCGATCCTGCTCGTGCCGATCCTGATCTGCCCGATCGGGCGCCTGATCGATAGCGCGCTGCCGGACGCTTACGGCTGGTACGTGCTGCCGCAATTCAGGATCGATTCGCTTGCGATCGGCGCGCTGATCGCCTGGTGGCGCCTCTATCGCAAGCCGGATGCCGAGGTCTCCAGACGCGTCGCCGCCATCCTCAAATGGTCGAGCATGTCGCTTCCCCTGCTGTGGCTGTTCGGGTGGAAGCGCTGGTCGGTGGCGTTCTCGCATACACAGGTCGAGATCTTCTTCGGTTCTCTGCTGTTCGTCGTTCTGGAAAATCGCGGCTCGCCAAAACTCGCACTGCTGCGCAGTTCGGTCGCGAACTTCTTCGCCAAGACGTCCTACGCGGCGTATCTCACCCACCACGTCATCGTGTACCTGCTGTTCGCCGTACTGCATCAACCGAGAACGGTCGAGAGCCTCGCCGGCCTCTCGCTGACCTTCAGCGCGCTCGCGCTGACGTTCGCCCTGTGCGCCCTGAGTTATCGTTATTTCGAACGTCCGCTGCTCGACTTCGCCCACCGGCGCTTCTCGTTCGGGTAA
- a CDS encoding cell cycle transcriptional regulator TrcR, producing the protein MSNAPLMPKATAVWLVDNTALTFDQVADFTKMHPLEVRAIADGDAAQGIKGMDPISNGQLTREEIERGERDQNYRLRLQESKVVLPTAAKKKGPRYTPVSRRHERPSAILWLVRNHPELKDAQIMRLVGTTKTTIASVRDRTHWNASTLTPMDPVTLGLCSQIELDFEVQRAAKEKPTTTVYGGATLLPASETTRKDELDDQPIERHDDLNVDAVFAKLKTIGGKKADDEE; encoded by the coding sequence ATGAGCAACGCACCGCTGATGCCGAAGGCGACTGCCGTGTGGTTGGTCGATAATACCGCCCTGACGTTCGATCAGGTGGCCGATTTCACCAAAATGCACCCCCTGGAGGTGCGTGCCATCGCCGACGGCGACGCCGCCCAGGGCATCAAGGGCATGGACCCGATTTCCAACGGCCAGCTGACCCGCGAGGAGATCGAGCGCGGCGAGCGGGACCAGAATTACCGCCTCAGGCTCCAGGAGAGCAAGGTGGTGCTGCCGACCGCCGCCAAGAAGAAGGGCCCGCGCTACACCCCGGTGTCGCGCCGCCATGAGCGGCCGAGCGCGATCCTCTGGCTGGTGCGCAACCACCCCGAGCTGAAGGACGCCCAGATCATGCGTCTGGTCGGCACGACCAAGACCACGATCGCCAGCGTGCGCGACCGCACCCACTGGAACGCCTCGACCCTGACCCCGATGGACCCGGTGACGCTCGGCCTTTGCTCGCAGATCGAGCTCGATTTCGAGGTGCAGCGCGCCGCCAAGGAGAAGCCGACCACGACCGTCTACGGCGGCGCCACGCTGCTGCCGGCCTCCGAGACCACGCGCAAGGACGAGCTGGACGATCAGCCGATCGAGCGGCACGACGATCTCAATGTCGATGCCGTGTTCGCCAAGCTGAAGACGATCGGCGGCAAGAAGGCCGACGACGAGGAGTAG